A single genomic interval of Hafnia alvei harbors:
- the cbiD gene encoding cobalt-precorrin-5B (C(1))-methyltransferase CbiD, translating into MMERHKGRTWHKGYTTGSCATAAARIAALMILRQQIIEQISLTTSAGVTLFLSVEHPLIEGQQATAAICTDGGDDIDATHDMLIYARVSLNNSGVITIDGGEGIGRITRAGLGLYVGTAAIHKTSRQMIELAVREVIGSGRGADIVIFAPEGEKRACKTYNVHLGIEGGISIIGASDSVNPMSEESWKRALAIELESKRAQGLEQIILVPSNDEECLIAEHLTACGHHAVVMSNFVGYMLQECVRLGFRHVVLVGYAGKLVKIAAGIFHTHSHVADCGREVLIANLALLGAPFELLYAVEQCATTEAAIDLINKRGWQNVFELIAKKICQRIDEMLRFSHNRPVCDAILFSLDNPMLGANRPVNDILADFSRRFPADVTA; encoded by the coding sequence ATGATGGAGAGGCATAAAGGAAGAACCTGGCACAAAGGCTATACCACTGGGTCATGTGCCACGGCGGCGGCACGTATCGCGGCTTTGATGATCCTGCGTCAGCAGATTATTGAACAAATTTCGCTTACCACATCCGCTGGCGTCACGCTGTTCTTATCGGTAGAGCATCCTTTGATCGAGGGACAGCAAGCCACAGCGGCAATATGCACCGACGGTGGTGACGATATCGATGCCACCCACGACATGCTGATCTATGCGCGGGTCAGTTTGAACAACAGCGGCGTTATTACGATTGACGGCGGTGAAGGCATTGGGCGCATCACTCGCGCAGGGCTAGGGCTATACGTGGGAACCGCGGCCATTCACAAAACGTCGCGCCAAATGATTGAATTGGCGGTTCGTGAGGTGATTGGCTCTGGTCGAGGTGCGGATATTGTTATTTTTGCCCCAGAGGGGGAAAAGCGCGCGTGCAAAACCTACAACGTGCATTTGGGGATCGAAGGTGGAATTTCCATCATCGGCGCTAGCGATAGTGTAAACCCGATGTCGGAAGAGAGCTGGAAACGCGCTCTGGCGATTGAGCTGGAGAGCAAACGAGCGCAGGGCTTAGAGCAGATCATTTTAGTTCCCAGCAATGACGAAGAGTGCTTGATTGCAGAACACCTCACCGCCTGTGGGCATCACGCGGTGGTGATGAGCAACTTCGTTGGCTACATGCTGCAAGAGTGTGTGCGGCTGGGATTTCGCCATGTGGTTCTGGTCGGTTATGCCGGAAAGCTGGTCAAGATAGCCGCGGGTATTTTCCATACCCATAGCCACGTTGCCGATTGCGGTAGGGAAGTGCTGATCGCCAATTTGGCATTGCTCGGCGCGCCTTTTGAATTGCTGTACGCAGTAGAGCAGTGCGCCACCACAGAGGCCGCCATCGACCTAATTAACAAGCGCGGTTGGCAAAACGTTTTTGAATTAATAGCCAAAAAAATCTGCCAACGCATCGATGAGATGTTGCGGTTTTCGCATAACCGCCCGGTATGTGACGCCATCTTATTTTCTTTAGACAACCCTATGCTGGGTGCAAATCGCCCCGTCAATGACATCTTGGCTGACTTCTCACGGCGTTTCCCCGCAGACGTAACGGCATGA
- a CDS encoding cobalt-precorrin-4 methyltransferase codes for MPERFDTQKVWFVGAGPGDKSLITLKGYQLLQQAQVVIYAGSLINTELLEYCPAEAQCHDSAGLTLEQITNLMLAGVSAGKLVVRLQTGDLSLYGSIREQGEVLSQHGVGFVSVPGVSSFLGAAAQLGVEYTVPEIAQSLIITRIEGRTPMPPKETLQAFARHQTSMAIFLSVQNISGVVSQLFAGGYPLDTPVAVVYKATWADSQTVRGTLADISEKVNNAGIGKTALILVGAFLGDQFHYSKLYDADFSHEYRQA; via the coding sequence GTGCCTGAACGTTTTGATACCCAAAAAGTATGGTTTGTTGGTGCCGGACCCGGTGATAAATCGCTGATAACCCTCAAAGGCTACCAACTGTTGCAACAGGCGCAGGTGGTGATTTATGCCGGATCTCTGATCAATACCGAACTGCTGGAATATTGCCCTGCCGAGGCACAATGCCATGACAGCGCAGGGCTCACCTTAGAACAAATAACCAACCTAATGCTGGCGGGCGTTAGCGCCGGAAAGCTGGTGGTGCGTTTACAGACCGGCGATCTCTCTTTGTATGGATCTATTCGTGAACAGGGCGAGGTGCTGAGCCAACACGGGGTTGGCTTTGTCTCAGTGCCGGGCGTCAGCTCATTTTTAGGCGCCGCCGCTCAGCTGGGCGTGGAGTATACCGTACCCGAGATCGCGCAAAGTCTGATTATCACGCGCATTGAAGGGCGCACGCCGATGCCGCCGAAGGAAACGCTTCAGGCTTTTGCACGTCACCAAACGTCGATGGCGATTTTCCTTTCTGTGCAAAACATTAGCGGCGTTGTCAGCCAGCTGTTTGCGGGAGGTTATCCCCTCGATACGCCGGTGGCGGTGGTCTACAAAGCCACTTGGGCAGACAGCCAAACCGTGCGCGGCACGCTGGCCGATATCTCAGAGAAGGTCAATAACGCCGGAATTGGCAAAACGGCGCTGATCTTAGTCGGCGCTTTTCTCGGTGACCAGTTCCACTATTCAAAGCTCTACGATGCCGATTTCAGCCACGAATATCGTCAGGCTTAA
- a CDS encoding precorrin-3B C(17)-methyltransferase: MLSVIGIGPGSEAMMTQEAIAALQEADIVVGYKTYTHLVKKWTADKEVIKTGMCKEIERCQIAIDLAEQGKNVAMVCSGDAGIYGMAGLILELVSKQRRNVQVRVVSGITASIASAALLGAPLMHDFCHISLSDLLTPWPVIEKRIIAAAQADFVICFYNPRSHGREGHLAKAFELMTPWKTDTTPVGVVKAAGRKKQEKWVTTFSQMDFSQVDMTSLVIVGNQSTYLSDGLMITPRGYVI; the protein is encoded by the coding sequence ATGTTGAGCGTAATAGGCATAGGTCCGGGCAGCGAAGCGATGATGACCCAAGAAGCCATCGCTGCCTTGCAAGAGGCCGATATCGTGGTGGGTTACAAAACCTACACCCATTTAGTCAAAAAGTGGACCGCCGACAAAGAGGTGATCAAAACCGGCATGTGCAAAGAGATCGAACGCTGCCAGATAGCTATCGATCTTGCCGAGCAGGGAAAAAATGTTGCCATGGTATGCAGCGGTGATGCCGGCATTTATGGCATGGCGGGTCTAATTTTGGAACTTGTCAGCAAACAACGCCGGAATGTCCAAGTGCGCGTGGTTTCCGGCATCACGGCCAGTATCGCCAGCGCCGCGCTGCTCGGAGCGCCGCTGATGCATGATTTTTGCCATATCAGCCTCAGTGATTTGCTCACCCCGTGGCCGGTGATTGAGAAACGAATTATCGCCGCGGCGCAGGCCGATTTCGTCATCTGTTTCTATAACCCCCGCAGCCACGGGCGCGAGGGGCATCTCGCCAAGGCTTTTGAGCTGATGACGCCGTGGAAAACGGATACCACTCCGGTGGGGGTCGTGAAGGCAGCAGGACGGAAAAAGCAGGAGAAATGGGTCACTACCTTTAGCCAAATGGATTTCTCACAGGTGGATATGACCAGTCTGGTGATCGTCGGCAATCAGTCAACCTATCTGAGTGATGGATTGATGATTACGCCGCGCGGGTACGTTATCTAG
- a CDS encoding GHMP kinase, translated as MAEASCPASCGELLQGWMVGGEKLISCPINWYSTVYVNEGKPGPQERPRMRQMLQQVLSFLGESPRLAESLRIEFDSTIPVAKGLASSTADIAATAVATARLLNRSLSPEQLAVLCVAIEPTDSTIFKSLTLFDHQTAQTQQHFPWLPTLDIVLLESPQRVITEEFHRRDRQALLLNQAQNLENALIQFHLANHRRCYYRLGEATTLSAIASESLLPKPEFNQLRDLVEHWGLYGLNVAHSGSIVGLLCDRRKHDIDKIVSALQQRKIAESYPRIHVVKTVAGGVL; from the coding sequence ATGGCTGAAGCATCCTGTCCGGCCTCTTGTGGTGAACTACTACAGGGGTGGATGGTGGGAGGGGAAAAGCTGATCTCCTGCCCTATCAACTGGTATAGCACCGTTTACGTGAATGAAGGGAAACCGGGTCCGCAAGAGCGCCCGCGAATGCGGCAAATGCTTCAGCAGGTATTGTCCTTTCTCGGTGAATCGCCACGGCTAGCTGAAAGTCTGCGCATTGAGTTTGACTCAACCATTCCAGTAGCCAAAGGTTTAGCGAGCAGCACCGCAGATATCGCCGCCACGGCAGTGGCTACTGCGCGTTTGCTTAACCGTTCGCTAAGCCCCGAACAGCTGGCTGTTCTTTGTGTTGCCATTGAGCCAACGGACAGCACCATCTTTAAAAGCCTCACGCTTTTTGACCATCAGACAGCGCAAACCCAGCAGCATTTTCCGTGGCTGCCTACGCTGGATATTGTGCTGTTAGAAAGCCCGCAGCGCGTCATTACCGAAGAGTTTCACCGTAGAGATCGCCAGGCGCTGTTACTCAATCAGGCGCAAAATTTAGAAAATGCCCTGATCCAGTTTCACCTTGCCAACCATCGCCGCTGTTATTATCGCCTTGGCGAAGCAACCACGCTTAGTGCGATTGCCAGTGAATCTTTATTACCCAAACCTGAATTTAACCAGCTGCGCGATTTGGTCGAACATTGGGGACTTTATGGTTTGAATGTGGCCCACAGCGGGAGCATCGTTGGCTTACTCTGCGATCGGCGTAAACATGATATCGACAAAATAGTCAGTGCATTACAGCAGCGAAAAATAGCGGAAAGCTACCCGAGAATTCATGTCGTTAAAACCGTTGCCGGTGGCGTACTTTAG
- a CDS encoding decarboxylating cobalt-precorrin-6B (C(15))-methyltransferase, translating into MKDELFIRERGVPMTKEAVRLLALERLELAEARRFVDVGAGTGSISLEAALRYPDLDVIAIERNVDALDLIAINSQRFGCGNLRILAGTAPMALNERVDAVFIGGSGGMLRELIDWALERLTPDGRLVMSFILLENLSLALSYLQQRSVADLDCREIQVNTLTPLGQGHYFKPNNFSYLISCRKEKGCA; encoded by the coding sequence ATGAAAGATGAATTATTTATCCGCGAGCGCGGTGTGCCAATGACGAAAGAGGCGGTGAGATTACTTGCGCTAGAAAGGCTCGAGCTGGCTGAGGCTCGCCGTTTTGTCGACGTGGGCGCGGGAACGGGCAGCATAAGTTTAGAGGCCGCTCTACGTTATCCAGATCTAGACGTCATCGCCATTGAACGTAACGTGGATGCGCTGGATCTCATCGCGATAAATAGCCAACGCTTTGGCTGCGGCAATCTGCGCATTTTGGCCGGTACCGCGCCGATGGCATTAAACGAGAGGGTTGATGCCGTCTTCATTGGCGGCAGCGGCGGAATGCTGCGGGAGCTGATTGACTGGGCGCTGGAGCGCTTAACGCCGGATGGCCGTTTAGTGATGAGCTTCATTTTATTAGAAAACCTCTCCCTGGCACTTTCCTATCTGCAGCAGCGATCGGTCGCAGACCTCGATTGCCGTGAGATTCAGGTGAATACGCTAACGCCGCTGGGACAAGGTCACTATTTCAAACCAAATAATTTCTCTTACCTCATTTCTTGCCGCAAGGAGAAGGGCTGTGCCTGA
- the cobA gene encoding uroporphyrinogen-III C-methyltransferase has translation MRKGKVLLVGAGPGDASLITVKGLIAIREADVIVHDRLVNLDLIAQAASNCQIINVGKKPNNHPIPQENINQILIDHALMGKNVVRLKGGDPYVFGRGGEEAESLAHCGIPFEIIPGISSSIGGLAYAGIPVTHRDYASSFHVVTGHMCQGNEPQNWQALAQLEGTLIVLMGMTRQEEICQLLIDAGKSPDTPAAAVMYASQQKQQMAKGTLTTLKDEIQRKNLHAPALLVIGQVVNLSEILSFASSQVDISQELLLQAV, from the coding sequence ATGAGGAAAGGAAAAGTTTTACTAGTGGGCGCTGGACCAGGAGATGCATCACTCATCACGGTTAAAGGATTAATCGCTATTCGTGAGGCTGACGTTATTGTCCACGATCGTTTAGTTAATCTTGATCTGATTGCGCAGGCTGCGTCGAACTGTCAAATTATTAACGTTGGGAAAAAACCTAATAATCATCCGATCCCTCAAGAGAATATCAACCAAATCCTCATTGATCATGCCCTCATGGGAAAAAATGTCGTTCGCCTAAAAGGGGGCGATCCGTATGTTTTTGGGCGCGGCGGCGAGGAAGCAGAAAGTCTGGCGCATTGTGGGATCCCTTTCGAGATTATTCCGGGGATCAGCTCGTCTATCGGCGGGTTAGCCTATGCAGGTATCCCCGTAACGCATCGTGACTATGCCTCCAGTTTTCACGTAGTGACGGGTCATATGTGTCAAGGCAACGAACCGCAAAATTGGCAGGCGCTGGCACAGTTGGAAGGCACGCTGATTGTGCTTATGGGGATGACCCGACAAGAGGAGATTTGCCAGTTGCTGATCGATGCCGGTAAATCTCCCGATACGCCTGCGGCGGCCGTTATGTACGCCAGCCAGCAGAAACAGCAGATGGCGAAAGGCACCTTAACCACCCTCAAGGATGAAATTCAGCGTAAAAATCTGCATGCACCTGCGTTACTGGTTATCGGCCAAGTGGTCAATCTCAGCGAAATTCTGTCATTTGCTTCCAGCCAAGTTGATATCAGCCAAGAATTATTGCTGCAGGCGGTATAG